A genome region from Triticum aestivum cultivar Chinese Spring chromosome 2B, IWGSC CS RefSeq v2.1, whole genome shotgun sequence includes the following:
- the LOC123040094 gene encoding uncharacterized protein, with protein sequence MPTVRRRNPDVHVKALEGIVSANTFLTVAVFIGITGTITASSTVPRNCVAGDDIARNFFLFEILSFGFYLLSSLVAQGMKLSVTLLAAGDDFYGDGEQKPVMTDDCEEMPAWRAAGPRERRRAVLRYARPMMLLAAACSIMGTFFLLLSMIDAIQLKFGILSCNIPLAVGATFALSVLAVSGLLFYGCTVGYALYNYLP encoded by the coding sequence ATGCCGACGGTGCGGCGGCGGAACCCGGACGTGCACGTGAAGGCGCTGGAGGGCATCGTGTCGGCCAACACCTTCCTCACGGTGGCCGTCTTCATCGGCATCACGGGGACCATCACGGCCTCCTCCACCGTCCCGCGGAACTGCGTCGCCGGGGACGACATCGCCCGCAACTTCTTCCTCTTCGAGATCCTCTCCTTCGGCTTCTACCTGCTGTCCAGCCTGGTGGCGCAGGGCATGAAGCTCTCCGTCACGCTGCTGGCCGCCGGCGACGACTTCTACGGCGACGGCGAGCAGAAGCCGGTCATGACGGACGACTGCGAGGAGATGCCGGCGTGGCGCGCCGCGGGCCCCCGGGAGCGGCGCCGCGCCGTGCTGCGGTACGCGCGGCCCATGATGCTGCTGGCCGCCGCCTGCTCCATCATGGGCACCTTCTTCCTGCTGCTCTCCATGATCGACGCCATCCAGCTCAAGTTCGGGATCCTGTCCTGCAACATCCCGCTCGCCGTCGGCGCCACCTTCGCGCTCTCCGTGCTCGCCGTCTCCGGCCTGCTCTTCTACGGCTGCACCGTCGGATACGCGCTCTACAACTACCTGCCGTGA